The proteins below are encoded in one region of Effusibacillus dendaii:
- a CDS encoding glycosyltransferase family 2 protein gives MSMLGSVMDGAFIILQVLVGVTSAYLAGMAFFGLYHKKEKITVPPEKTFAVIVAAHNEEEVIEPLIDNLKKMDYPKELYDIYVICDNCSDGTANIVRKSGAIPCERFDETKRGKGYAIEWMLERLWAQEKQYDAVVMFDADNLAATDFLLHMNQKLVNGARVIQGYLDTKNPYDSWISISYCISYYFTNRMWQLPRFNLGLANALGGTGICIESQLLKEMGWGAHSLTEDVEFTARCVERGVYPVWAHDAIVYDEKPNTMKASWNQRLRWMQGHFDCASRFLWPLLVKSIKTRNWAMLDAALYLFQPMRLLMIFLITVILYLQWVMPSWWSVTDVQKLLFPTQYWTIVSILIYAQLPLSMLLEKANWRAYVGLIGYPVFLLTWFPITVVAYFTKNNKTWSHTAHNRGIRVEELPR, from the coding sequence ATGAGTATGCTTGGATCCGTGATGGACGGTGCGTTTATTATCCTGCAAGTCCTAGTGGGAGTTACAAGCGCGTATCTTGCGGGAATGGCATTTTTTGGCTTATATCACAAAAAAGAAAAAATTACGGTTCCTCCCGAAAAAACGTTTGCTGTAATCGTGGCGGCGCATAACGAGGAGGAAGTGATTGAACCATTAATCGATAATCTGAAAAAAATGGATTATCCGAAGGAACTGTATGATATCTACGTAATCTGCGACAACTGCAGCGACGGAACGGCCAACATCGTAAGAAAGTCAGGCGCAATCCCTTGCGAACGGTTTGACGAAACGAAACGCGGCAAAGGGTACGCGATCGAATGGATGCTGGAACGTTTGTGGGCGCAGGAAAAACAGTATGATGCCGTCGTAATGTTTGATGCGGACAACCTGGCAGCAACCGATTTTCTGCTGCACATGAATCAGAAATTGGTGAATGGCGCACGCGTGATTCAGGGCTATCTGGATACGAAAAATCCGTATGACTCGTGGATCTCGATTTCGTACTGTATCTCCTATTACTTTACCAATCGGATGTGGCAACTCCCGAGGTTTAACTTGGGGTTGGCCAACGCTCTTGGTGGTACTGGCATTTGCATCGAATCCCAGCTCCTGAAGGAGATGGGATGGGGCGCCCATTCCCTGACGGAGGACGTAGAATTCACAGCCCGTTGTGTGGAACGGGGCGTATACCCGGTTTGGGCGCATGATGCAATCGTTTATGACGAAAAGCCGAATACGATGAAAGCCTCATGGAATCAGCGCTTGCGTTGGATGCAGGGACATTTCGACTGTGCCTCGCGCTTCTTGTGGCCGCTTTTGGTGAAAAGCATTAAAACTCGCAATTGGGCGATGCTTGATGCAGCCTTGTATCTGTTCCAGCCGATGCGGCTGCTTATGATTTTCCTGATTACGGTGATTCTCTATCTGCAGTGGGTGATGCCTTCCTGGTGGTCCGTTACCGATGTGCAAAAGCTGTTGTTCCCCACGCAGTATTGGACTATTGTGAGCATTCTGATTTACGCTCAATTGCCGCTTTCCATGCTGTTGGAAAAAGCGAACTGGCGTGCTTATGTAGGCTTGATTGGCTATCCGGTGTTTCTGCTTACTTGGTTTCCGATCACCGTCGTAGCGTACTTTACGAAAAACAATAAGACATGGAGCCACACGGCTCATAATCGCGGAATTCGGGTGGAAGAATTGCCGAGGTAA
- a CDS encoding HD domain-containing protein: protein MPTQWFAEEKVLKDPIHDWIYIKDPLIWNLINTRAFQRLRRIKQLGTSYLVFHGSEHSRLTHSLGTYETMRKLLSHFHRNHGWPDEERVEKLALCAALLHDIGHGPFSHSFETAFQTHHENWTQRILMEDSEVNGILRSVDEQFPQDVAGIIAKDSKYPLLVQIISSQLDVDRMDYLLRDAFNTGVIYGKYELERLIRVMRPYENDIVIKSSGIHTVEQYVLARYFMYTQVYLHHKTVGSDLLLRSVMLRAKALFGKGLLQYHPVELVPFFSKRESDIQVSEYLSLDESIMLHAFQRWRSESDPILADLASRFLDRRLFASVACDKQTEDSLQEMRDAFQATGLDPHYYLIYQEIATGGFLYKEGIRVIDEQGMLREIHEVSHLINSLVPEIRYRLYYPKDAITADGEFASLYDRLQQLKTGN, encoded by the coding sequence TTGCCGACGCAATGGTTTGCCGAAGAAAAAGTACTGAAAGACCCGATACACGACTGGATTTACATAAAAGATCCGTTAATCTGGAATCTGATCAACACCAGAGCGTTTCAACGCTTGCGGCGGATTAAACAACTCGGTACTTCCTACCTGGTATTTCATGGATCGGAACACAGCAGGTTAACCCATTCTCTGGGAACTTATGAAACGATGCGCAAGCTGCTGTCCCATTTTCATCGCAATCATGGCTGGCCGGATGAGGAAAGAGTGGAAAAACTGGCCCTATGCGCGGCGTTGCTGCACGATATTGGACATGGTCCGTTTTCTCATTCGTTTGAAACTGCTTTTCAAACTCATCACGAGAATTGGACACAGCGAATTTTAATGGAGGATTCGGAGGTAAACGGAATCTTGCGGTCGGTTGACGAACAGTTTCCGCAGGATGTGGCTGGCATTATTGCCAAAGATAGCAAATACCCTCTGCTGGTGCAGATTATTTCCAGCCAGTTGGATGTGGACCGGATGGATTATTTATTGCGTGACGCATTCAATACGGGAGTCATTTACGGAAAATATGAATTGGAGCGTTTAATTCGGGTTATGCGTCCCTATGAGAACGATATTGTGATCAAAAGCTCTGGCATTCATACGGTAGAACAATATGTGTTGGCCCGTTATTTCATGTACACACAGGTGTACTTGCATCACAAAACAGTAGGCAGTGATCTGTTGCTGCGGTCCGTCATGCTGCGGGCAAAAGCTCTGTTTGGTAAAGGCCTTTTACAATACCATCCGGTTGAACTGGTTCCTTTCTTCAGTAAACGGGAGTCTGATATACAGGTGTCAGAGTATCTGAGTCTCGACGAATCGATTATGCTGCATGCATTTCAACGTTGGCGGTCAGAATCGGATCCCATTTTGGCCGATCTGGCGAGCCGTTTTCTGGATCGTCGCCTGTTTGCTTCCGTCGCGTGCGACAAGCAGACAGAAGACAGTCTGCAGGAAATGCGTGACGCGTTTCAAGCCACGGGACTTGATCCGCACTATTATTTGATTTACCAAGAGATTGCCACAGGCGGGTTTCTTTACAAAGAGGGGATTCGCGTGATCGACGAACAGGGAATGCTGCGGGAGATTCACGAGGTGTCTCATCTGATCAATTCATTGGTGCCGGAAATCAGATACAGACTGTATTATCCTAAAGACGCGATTACGGCGGACGGGGAATTTGCATCCCTGTATGACCGACTGCAGCAGTTGAAAACCGGAAATTAA
- a CDS encoding M42 family metallopeptidase, producing MDRVMAMFKELTEAAGVPGQEQEIRSLMRNYLQPLSDEILTDNLGSIIAKKTGDANGPKIMLAGHLDEVGFIVTHVNSKGYIKFQTLGGWWSQVMLAQRVLVKTRKGDIVGVIGSKPPHVLSPEERNKVVQIKDMFIDIGASSAEEAKEFGVRPGDMIVPICPFTIMKNEKFIMGKALDNRSGCALAVEVLHQLQNESHPNIVYSGATVQEEVGLRGAMTSPHVVDPDIFFALDVGIAGDTPGMSEEQMPNSKCGKGPLVVLYDASMVPHHKLLNFVLDTAEAEGIPVQFESMAGGGTDAGRVHLHKKGVPSLVIGFPTRYIHSHAAIMHRDDFDNAAKLLLAVIKKLDRNTLADLLS from the coding sequence ATGGATCGCGTAATGGCGATGTTTAAAGAACTCACGGAAGCGGCGGGTGTTCCCGGCCAGGAACAGGAAATTCGCAGTTTGATGCGAAACTATTTGCAACCTCTCTCGGATGAGATTTTGACCGATAACTTGGGAAGCATTATCGCGAAAAAAACAGGCGACGCAAACGGACCGAAAATCATGTTAGCCGGTCACCTTGATGAAGTTGGATTTATCGTGACGCACGTCAATTCAAAAGGGTATATCAAGTTTCAGACGCTCGGCGGCTGGTGGTCGCAGGTGATGCTTGCCCAGCGGGTGTTGGTCAAAACGAGAAAAGGCGATATTGTCGGTGTGATCGGTTCCAAACCGCCGCATGTACTGTCGCCGGAAGAGCGAAATAAAGTGGTGCAGATCAAGGACATGTTTATCGACATCGGGGCGTCGAGTGCGGAAGAGGCAAAAGAATTTGGCGTTCGGCCAGGCGATATGATTGTCCCGATCTGTCCTTTCACGATCATGAAGAATGAAAAGTTTATCATGGGCAAAGCGTTGGACAACCGTTCCGGTTGCGCGTTGGCGGTTGAAGTCCTGCATCAATTGCAAAACGAATCGCATCCAAACATCGTATACAGCGGAGCGACTGTACAGGAAGAAGTCGGCCTGCGCGGCGCGATGACCAGTCCGCATGTAGTGGATCCGGATATTTTCTTTGCGCTTGATGTGGGAATTGCAGGCGATACGCCCGGGATGTCAGAGGAACAGATGCCAAACAGCAAATGCGGCAAAGGTCCGTTGGTCGTGCTGTACGATGCGTCGATGGTGCCGCACCATAAACTGCTGAATTTTGTGCTGGATACAGCGGAAGCCGAAGGAATTCCGGTACAGTTTGAATCGATGGCAGGCGGCGGAACAGATGCAGGTCGCGTGCATCTTCACAAAAAAGGGGTGCCGTCCCTTGTGATCGGGTTCCCGACCCGCTACATACACAGCCATGCGGCCATTATGCATCGTGACGATTTTGACAACGCGGCGAAACTTTTGCTTGCGGTCATTAAAAAGCTTGATCGGAACACGTTGGCTGACTTGTTGTCGTAA
- a CDS encoding class I SAM-dependent methyltransferase, with amino-acid sequence MGHRFNPNKVHKLDNPKRRELLPPEETLAALHIQDGDNVADIGVGIGYFAIPAARLTSGTVYGIDVEPQMLEMLKEKCEAAGISNLRMVQSEAEQINLPDSSVEKVICAFMLHELNDLRQGLLEMKRILRPGGKVLILDWEKKETQSGPPVEERLAAEFLQSELEKTGFRPQLSRPHDSFYLILAELV; translated from the coding sequence ATGGGACATCGTTTTAATCCAAATAAAGTTCATAAACTGGACAATCCGAAACGGCGGGAACTGTTGCCGCCGGAAGAAACTCTTGCTGCGTTACATATACAAGACGGGGACAATGTTGCGGATATCGGCGTAGGAATTGGTTATTTTGCCATTCCAGCCGCTCGTTTGACATCTGGCACAGTGTATGGAATTGATGTGGAACCGCAGATGCTTGAGATGTTAAAGGAAAAATGCGAGGCAGCGGGTATTTCCAATCTCCGGATGGTTCAAAGCGAAGCGGAGCAGATCAATCTGCCGGACAGCAGCGTAGAAAAAGTGATATGTGCCTTTATGCTGCATGAGTTGAACGATTTGCGGCAGGGGCTTTTGGAAATGAAGCGGATTTTACGGCCCGGTGGCAAAGTGCTGATTCTCGATTGGGAGAAGAAAGAGACACAGTCAGGCCCGCCGGTGGAAGAACGGCTGGCGGCGGAATTTTTGCAGAGCGAGCTGGAAAAAACAGGTTTTCGTCCGCAACTTTCACGGCCACACGATAGTTTTTATCTGATTTTAGCTGAATTGGTGTAA
- a CDS encoding B12-binding domain-containing radical SAM protein, with translation MNILLSTLNAKFVHSSLALRYLRSYVEPYFPELRLVEYTINDLSERIAADIYKQKPDLVGFSCYIWNITETIAVIKRLKKVLPRLKIVLGGPEVTYETKEFLERHPEVDFVVVGEGEQTFLELLQAVSVGRGAEGIRGVSYREGDLIWENPPRAWLPDLNVIPSPYQNRFEELENRIVYYECSRGCPFKCQYCLSSIEDGVRYFDIERVKRELKTLIDVGVRQIKFVDRTFNLHKRYALEIFQFLIENRKETTFHFEITADILHPDVVDFLNKNAPKGLFQFEIGVQSTNDLTNQLVQRRQNFEKLSNTVTKIREGGRIHQHLDLIAGLPEEDYASFRQTFNDVYALKPDELQLGFLKMLKGVGVKLRAAEHGYVWSDEPPYEIFYNNVLSYEDVLRLKGVEDILERYGNSHKFDVSLPYIIAQEFDTPFDFFQDFADYWEANGLFRIGHRLKSLYEYLFRFLESRHAKQLPVIRELLKLDMALHEKSRQWPDWVDPEKDPEQVQQTYEMLQNVTWRQANIPALADVAPQMLRKNAFVMTLQADVEKAVTHPEQPQTGDCRDTVIVFYDAPHRQAGSADFYVVKQTKLST, from the coding sequence ATGAATATATTGCTTTCCACACTGAATGCAAAATTTGTTCATTCCTCATTGGCGCTTCGTTACCTGCGCAGTTATGTAGAACCCTATTTTCCTGAACTGCGTTTGGTGGAGTATACGATCAACGACTTGAGTGAACGGATTGCGGCTGATATTTATAAACAAAAGCCGGATTTGGTCGGGTTTTCCTGCTATATTTGGAATATTACGGAAACGATTGCGGTTATCAAACGGTTGAAAAAGGTCCTCCCTCGCCTAAAAATCGTACTCGGCGGTCCGGAAGTGACTTATGAAACGAAAGAGTTTCTCGAACGGCACCCGGAAGTCGATTTTGTGGTGGTAGGAGAAGGAGAGCAAACGTTTCTGGAACTTTTGCAAGCAGTCAGCGTAGGGAGAGGGGCAGAAGGCATTCGCGGCGTTTCCTATCGCGAAGGCGATTTGATTTGGGAAAATCCGCCCCGAGCGTGGTTGCCTGATTTAAACGTAATTCCTTCACCCTACCAAAACCGGTTTGAAGAGTTGGAAAACCGGATTGTCTATTACGAATGTTCACGCGGCTGTCCGTTCAAATGCCAGTACTGCCTGTCGTCGATCGAGGATGGCGTCCGTTATTTCGACATAGAAAGAGTAAAGCGTGAACTGAAAACGCTGATCGATGTGGGAGTCCGGCAGATCAAATTTGTAGATCGCACGTTTAATCTGCATAAACGGTATGCGTTGGAGATTTTTCAGTTTTTGATCGAGAACCGGAAAGAAACGACGTTTCATTTTGAAATCACGGCCGATATTTTGCATCCGGATGTTGTCGATTTTCTGAACAAGAACGCGCCAAAAGGTCTGTTCCAATTTGAAATTGGCGTACAGTCGACCAATGATCTGACCAACCAGTTGGTGCAGCGGCGGCAGAATTTTGAAAAACTGTCGAACACGGTGACAAAAATCCGGGAAGGCGGCAGAATTCATCAGCATCTGGATTTGATTGCCGGCTTGCCGGAGGAAGACTATGCCTCCTTCAGGCAAACGTTTAACGATGTGTATGCGCTCAAACCGGATGAACTGCAGTTGGGATTTTTGAAGATGCTGAAAGGGGTCGGCGTGAAACTCCGGGCAGCCGAACACGGGTATGTGTGGAGCGACGAACCGCCGTATGAAATTTTCTATAACAATGTTCTTTCCTATGAAGATGTACTGCGTCTGAAGGGTGTGGAAGACATTCTGGAGCGTTATGGCAATTCGCACAAGTTCGATGTATCGCTGCCTTATATCATCGCGCAGGAGTTTGATACGCCGTTCGACTTTTTCCAGGATTTTGCCGACTATTGGGAAGCGAATGGTCTGTTTCGAATCGGGCACCGATTAAAGTCGCTTTATGAATACTTGTTTCGTTTCTTGGAGTCGCGTCACGCAAAACAGCTGCCTGTCATTCGGGAACTGTTGAAGCTGGATATGGCGCTTCATGAGAAATCCCGTCAATGGCCGGATTGGGTAGATCCTGAAAAGGATCCGGAACAAGTGCAACAAACGTATGAAATGCTGCAAAACGTAACGTGGCGGCAGGCGAACATCCCGGCATTGGCGGATGTGGCACCCCAAATGCTGCGCAAAAACGCATTTGTGATGACGCTTCAAGCGGATGTAGAAAAGGCGGTTACCCATCCAGAGCAGCCGCAAACGGGCGATTGTCGTGATACTGTGATTGTTTTCTACGACGCCCCGCATCGACAGGCTGGGTCTGCCGATTTTTATGTGGTGAAGCAGACCAAATTGTCTACATAG
- a CDS encoding YunC family protein encodes MITVTPIEIEGHTVIGVQVELPKTNLIAIRTEKGYIMCGALDVSLLNDKLADRGIIAGRAVGVRSLEDLLNFPLESITKKAEEIGIREGMSGKEALLRMI; translated from the coding sequence ATGATAACCGTTACACCGATCGAAATTGAGGGTCATACAGTCATCGGGGTTCAAGTGGAACTTCCGAAGACCAATCTGATTGCCATTCGGACGGAGAAAGGATATATTATGTGCGGAGCGTTGGACGTATCGCTGTTGAACGACAAACTGGCCGACCGCGGCATCATTGCGGGCCGCGCAGTCGGCGTGCGAAGCCTTGAGGATCTGCTCAATTTCCCGCTCGAGTCGATCACCAAAAAGGCGGAAGAAATAGGGATTCGAGAAGGAATGAGCGGGAAAGAAGCGCTGCTGCGTATGATTTGA
- a CDS encoding class II aldolase/adducin family protein translates to MARGTMRITMPPTFETVEEERRYRKERLAAAFRLFSLFGFDEGVAGHITARDPEKPDHFWVNPFGMHFSQIRVSDLILVNHLGEVVEGDRPVNGAAFAIHSEVHKARPDVIAAAHAHSVYGKTWSALGRLLDPITQDACAFYQDHSLFDDYTGVVLDTEEGRRIGQTLGNHKAVILRNHGLLTVGHTVEEAAWWFITMERSCQAQLMAEAAGKPILIEPENAALTQTQVGSHLAGWFSFQPLWDKIVRLQPDLLE, encoded by the coding sequence ATGGCGAGAGGAACCATGCGGATCACGATGCCGCCGACTTTTGAAACAGTGGAGGAAGAAAGAAGATATCGGAAAGAGCGGCTGGCAGCGGCGTTTCGGCTTTTTTCATTATTCGGGTTTGATGAAGGGGTGGCCGGACACATTACCGCGAGAGATCCGGAAAAACCGGACCATTTCTGGGTGAATCCGTTTGGTATGCATTTCAGTCAGATTCGAGTCTCCGATTTGATACTGGTGAACCATCTAGGGGAAGTGGTGGAAGGTGACCGGCCGGTAAACGGGGCTGCGTTTGCCATTCACTCCGAAGTCCATAAGGCCCGACCTGATGTGATTGCCGCTGCGCATGCCCACTCTGTTTATGGAAAAACGTGGTCCGCATTGGGACGACTGCTTGACCCTATCACACAGGATGCTTGCGCATTTTATCAGGATCACTCTTTGTTTGATGACTATACGGGAGTCGTACTGGATACGGAAGAAGGAAGAAGGATTGGACAGACTCTAGGTAATCACAAGGCGGTTATTTTGCGGAATCATGGACTTCTAACGGTGGGTCATACAGTGGAAGAAGCGGCATGGTGGTTTATAACCATGGAACGCTCCTGTCAAGCACAGCTTATGGCGGAAGCGGCAGGCAAACCGATTCTGATCGAACCGGAGAATGCTGCTCTGACGCAAACGCAGGTAGGCAGCCACCTGGCAGGTTGGTTCAGTTTTCAACCGCTATGGGACAAAATTGTCAGATTGCAACCGGATCTTCTGGAATAG
- a CDS encoding acyl CoA:acetate/3-ketoacid CoA transferase, whose protein sequence is MEILSAKQAAEKIPDGATVLYDGYIGFGHPEELTKAIAERFRNSGHPHLLTVIHAAGQGDGKDRGMNHFAQPGMIKRIIGSHFSMTPKLAEMIVSGEIEAFALPQGVMCHLYRETAAKRPGLFSKIGLHTYVDPRLEGAKCNDRTEGQIVELTEWNGEEYLFYRAFQPDVAVLRGTFADTAGNISQHKEALSLDVLPIAQAVRNHGGIVIVQVESVAAQGSIQPREVAIPGDLVDYVVVAQPENHKQTWNVRHDPRFYTAAEGEVDYPVLPFDIRKVIARRGALELTPNKTHIFGIGIPDSVLTVAAEEGVASSLSVYLDSGAIGGVPATGLEFGAAFNPTAILPQHQQFDFIHGGGIHTAFLGMAQADSKGNVNVSKFNGQLIGAGGFIDIAHSCRKVVFMGTFTAAGLKVELAEGRLRIVQEGRIKKFVEQVEQITFSGKMAHLLKQEVLFVTERAVFRMADGQLQLTEYAPGIDVEKDILALLGFPVKLADSLEQMDPRIFIDTRLELANQF, encoded by the coding sequence ATGGAGATTTTATCGGCAAAACAGGCGGCTGAAAAAATACCTGACGGAGCAACTGTCCTCTATGACGGGTATATCGGGTTCGGCCACCCGGAAGAACTGACGAAAGCGATTGCGGAACGATTTCGCAACAGCGGTCACCCGCATTTGCTAACTGTCATTCACGCGGCAGGACAGGGAGATGGCAAAGACCGGGGCATGAACCATTTCGCCCAACCGGGCATGATCAAACGGATCATCGGTTCCCATTTTTCTATGACGCCGAAACTGGCTGAAATGATTGTCTCGGGCGAAATTGAAGCGTTTGCATTGCCGCAAGGCGTTATGTGTCATCTGTACCGCGAGACAGCCGCAAAACGACCCGGCCTATTTTCAAAAATCGGACTTCATACATACGTGGATCCCCGTCTGGAAGGAGCCAAATGCAATGACCGTACAGAGGGGCAGATCGTTGAACTGACAGAATGGAACGGCGAGGAATATCTGTTTTACAGGGCTTTTCAACCGGATGTTGCAGTTCTGAGAGGCACGTTTGCGGATACGGCAGGCAACATATCGCAGCATAAAGAAGCCCTTTCTCTGGATGTCCTGCCTATTGCGCAAGCGGTCCGCAATCATGGCGGAATCGTCATTGTACAGGTCGAATCGGTCGCCGCTCAGGGCAGCATCCAGCCGAGAGAAGTGGCAATACCAGGCGATCTGGTGGATTATGTGGTGGTGGCCCAGCCTGAAAATCATAAACAGACATGGAATGTGAGACATGATCCCCGCTTTTATACGGCAGCGGAAGGGGAGGTCGATTACCCCGTGCTTCCGTTCGATATCCGGAAAGTGATTGCCCGCCGTGGAGCGCTGGAACTTACGCCAAACAAGACTCATATTTTCGGGATTGGAATTCCAGACAGCGTGCTGACGGTGGCTGCGGAAGAAGGGGTGGCATCATCCCTGTCTGTTTATTTGGATTCGGGCGCAATTGGCGGAGTACCGGCCACGGGACTGGAGTTTGGCGCCGCCTTTAACCCGACCGCCATTTTGCCGCAGCATCAGCAGTTCGATTTTATTCACGGCGGCGGAATCCATACGGCGTTTCTCGGTATGGCCCAGGCCGACTCAAAAGGGAATGTGAACGTCAGCAAATTTAACGGTCAATTGATCGGAGCAGGAGGTTTTATCGATATTGCCCACAGTTGTCGTAAGGTTGTGTTTATGGGAACGTTCACAGCAGCCGGGTTGAAAGTGGAGCTTGCGGAGGGGCGGTTGCGGATCGTACAGGAAGGAAGGATTAAAAAGTTTGTGGAACAGGTGGAACAGATTACATTCAGTGGAAAAATGGCCCACCTGCTGAAGCAGGAAGTGCTGTTTGTAACCGAGCGGGCCGTGTTCCGAATGGCTGACGGACAGCTGCAGTTGACCGAATATGCGCCGGGTATCGATGTGGAAAAGGATATTCTTGCGCTGCTCGGTTTCCCGGTAAAACTTGCTGACAGTTTGGAACAGATGGATCCTCGTATATTTATTGATACGCGGCTGGAGCTGGCAAATCAATTTTAA
- a CDS encoding 3D domain-containing protein, producing MLRIKATCALFAFLFLPVEGQAHHVGDLPDLIKLADLSSKVDDRQTGQFLSPAIVSAGQQAAPQNSGQVFPVGEQTVQPVGKAVQPNEQAAQSNGEMAQLGGQTAPQSDQAASQNYRPNTVAVDSTHIAASRSGLSALREATPTVVKVAQTVGTTEGKTLAMRATAYGPSDVNWKNGGKTYSGTTVRQGVIAVDPNVIPIGTKVWISGYSNPNLPPDGFQAVAEDTGGKIRGNRIDIYIDTDAQGISQFGVQNVQVRMLN from the coding sequence ATGTTACGTATTAAGGCTACATGTGCTTTGTTTGCATTCCTTTTTTTACCAGTTGAAGGGCAAGCCCATCACGTAGGGGATCTGCCTGATTTGATCAAATTGGCCGATTTGTCCAGTAAAGTGGATGATCGGCAGACAGGCCAATTTTTATCTCCGGCAATAGTCAGTGCCGGACAGCAAGCTGCCCCTCAAAATAGTGGACAAGTTTTTCCGGTAGGCGAACAAACGGTTCAACCAGTCGGAAAAGCTGTTCAACCGAACGAACAAGCTGCGCAATCGAACGGAGAAATGGCGCAGTTGGGTGGACAAACTGCTCCCCAGAGCGATCAAGCCGCCAGTCAAAACTACCGGCCGAATACGGTTGCTGTTGACAGTACGCATATAGCAGCAAGCCGCAGCGGTCTTTCCGCGTTGAGAGAAGCGACTCCAACCGTTGTAAAAGTGGCGCAGACAGTTGGAACGACCGAAGGAAAAACATTGGCGATGCGGGCCACCGCATACGGTCCATCTGATGTGAATTGGAAAAATGGCGGCAAGACCTATTCCGGAACGACTGTCCGGCAAGGTGTCATTGCTGTTGATCCAAACGTGATTCCTATCGGGACAAAAGTTTGGATTTCCGGTTACTCAAATCCGAATCTGCCGCCAGATGGCTTTCAGGCGGTAGCGGAGGACACAGGCGGGAAAATTCGCGGCAACCGGATTGACATATACATCGATACAGATGCGCAAGGTATCAGTCAATTTGGCGTACAGAATGTTCAAGTTCGTATGTTAAACTAA
- a CDS encoding spore coat protein: MQQTNQPYPPIQPEVRLNRLDDRAIATSYLLTLKRSGRDYAWAAFETTVPRLRGFLEDAFRMCSHQAYEVWQYMARKGYYPVVYAPQQTMTTLGHIYQQVPYQQPMNVYSH, from the coding sequence ATGCAACAAACAAACCAGCCGTATCCGCCAATCCAGCCGGAAGTCAGGTTAAACAGATTGGATGACCGTGCCATTGCTACCTCTTACCTGCTTACACTGAAACGATCCGGACGGGACTATGCTTGGGCGGCATTTGAAACGACTGTTCCGCGTCTCCGAGGCTTCCTGGAAGATGCGTTTCGTATGTGTTCCCATCAAGCATATGAAGTTTGGCAATATATGGCTCGCAAAGGGTATTACCCGGTTGTTTACGCTCCCCAACAAACGATGACGACGCTGGGACATATTTATCAGCAAGTGCCCTATCAGCAACCCATGAATGTGTATAGCCACTGA